The following are encoded in a window of Apteryx mantelli isolate bAptMan1 unplaced genomic scaffold, bAptMan1.hap1 HAP1_SCAFFOLD_33, whole genome shotgun sequence genomic DNA:
- the LOC136996270 gene encoding olfactory receptor 14C36-like — protein sequence MSFPRWTVPCAQKKQMSNSSSPKEFLLRAFADTRELQLLHFSLFLGLYLAALLGNGLIITAIACDHRLHTPMYFFLLNLSILDLGTISTSVPKSMAISLWNSRAISYSGCAAQVFFLVIFILAEYFLLTVMAYDRFVAICRPLHYSTLMGSRACVKMAAAVWGSGFLNAVLHTANTFSLPLCRGNAVEQFYCSLPQLRRLSCSGSYLRESGVTVVSLCLVLGCFVFIVLSYVQIFTAVLRIPSEQGRHKAFSTCLPHLVVVSLFVSTLMFAQLSLSISSPAQDLVMAVLYSVVPPIVNPLIYSMRNKELKDALRKLIQWSMDVDPLEEEEPPEADEPERQPTPQLITLAEGPKRRRRR from the exons atgtctttccctcgCTGGACAGTCCCCTGTGCCCAgaagaagcaaatgtccaacagcagctccccgaaagagttcctcctccgagcatttgcagacacacgggagctgcagctcttgcacttctcgctcttcctgggcctctacctggctgccctcctgggcaatggcctcatcatcactgccatagcctgtgaccaccgcctccacacccccatgtacttcttcctcctcaacctctccatcctcgacctcggcaccatctccacctctgtccccaaatccatggccattTCCCTCTGGAACAGCAGGGcaatttcctactcgggatgtgctgcccaggtctttttccttgtcattttcattttggctgagtactttcttctcacagtcatggcctatgaccgctttgttgccatctgcagacccctgcactacagcacgctcatgggcagcagagcttgcgtcaaaatggcagcagctgtctggggaagtggttttctcaatgctgtgctgcacactgcaaataccttttcactaccactctgccgagGGAATGCCGTGGAGCAGTTTTACTGTTCACTTCCCCAGCTCCGCAGGCTCTCCTGTTcaggctcctacctcagggaatctggagttactgtggttagtctttgtttagtccttgggtgttttgttttcattgtgctgtcctacgtgcagatcttcactgctgtgctgaggatcccctctgagcagggacggcacaaagccttttccacatgcctccctcacctggttgtggtctccctgtttgtcagcaccctCATGTTTGCCCAGCTCAGTttgtccatctcctccccagctcaggatctggtgatggcagttctgtactcggtggttcCTCCAatagtgaaccctctcatctacagcatgaggaacaaggagctcaaggatgcgctgaggaaactgatccaatgg TCCATGGACGTGGAccccctggaggaggaggagcccccAGAGGCGGATGAGCCGGAGAGGCAGCCCACCCCACAGCTCATCACCCTGGCcgaggggccaaagaggaggaggaggcgctag